CCTCTGGGGACTCTTCCGCAAGATCGTCATTGCCGACAATCTGGTCGCTCCCGTCGCCGAAGCCTTCGGGGAAACCTCGCGAATGAGCGGGATGGATCTGGGCGTGGGAGTGTTCCTGTTCTCGATTCAGATCTACGTGGACTTCGCCGCCTACTCGGACATCGCGATGGGCTGCGGCAAACTGCTCGGTTTCCGTATTATGCGGAACTTCGCCTATCCCTATTTTTCGCGGGACATCGCCGAGTTCTGGCGGCGCTGGCACATTTCCATGTCGTTCTGGTTCCGCGATTACGTGTACACGCCGCTCTCGATGCACGTCAGTCTTGCGCGGCATTGGCGTCGCTTCTGGAACGTCATGGTGACGTTCACCGTCAGCGGTCTTTGGCATGGAGCGAACTGGACGTTCGTGGCGTGGGGTTTTCTGCATGGACTGTTCTTCATTCCCCACGTCTTCGGCAAGCCGCCGCAGCATGAAACCGCCATCGCTGCCGAGGGAAAGCTGCTGCCGAACCTTCGCGAGATCGGGCAGCTCACGGTAACGTTTGTGATCGTAACTCTGGCGTGGGTGTTTTTCCGCGCCGATTCGCTCGGTCACGCCTTTGCCTATTTTTCGCGGATGTTCACGGCCACCTGGCTGGTCATGCCCAAACACGGACTGGCCGTGATCTACTCGCTGGCGATTCTGGCTCTCGAATGGATTCGGCGGGAGCGGATTCACAGTTTCGAAATTCAGAATCTTCCAGTGGTCGTCCGTTGGGGATTGTACCTCGCGGTGGTCTTCGCCATCGCCGTGTTCGGAGAGTTCGGCGTGCACGACTTCTATTACGCGCAATTCTGAGGCGAGATCGTGGGACGATTCCTTCTTCGATTCTTTCTGTTTCTGATTCTGCTCGCGGCGGCGGGAGAGCTATTTTTCCGCTACGTCGTCGTGGCCAGCAACACGGCCTACAAGATCGAGGACAAGGAATTCAAGGTCATGCTCCACGATACGGCGGGATCCCGCAAGGGAGTCTACACGACCGGACGGTTGGGGCTGCATCGCAGTCGGTGGCAGATCAATCACCAGGGGTGGAAGCGGGCCGAGGATTATGAATCTCCCCATTCGGGCCGCAAGCCGGTG
This bacterium DNA region includes the following protein-coding sequences:
- a CDS encoding MBOAT family protein yields the protein MQFNSLIFGFFFVAIFLAYWPARWLGYRAQNVLLLLVSAVFFAWWDYRFLLLLYGAAIVDYAAGWGLVHDASLKRRKFWLGVSLTVNLCLLGFFKYYNFFAESFVDFVAIFGIGADVRTLNLILPLGISFFTFQRLTYTIELYRKRIEVTRDLVAFLCFSGFFPVVTAGPIERANRLLPQFLKARNFDVAKAKDALRQILWGLFRKIVIADNLVAPVAEAFGETSRMSGMDLGVGVFLFSIQIYVDFAAYSDIAMGCGKLLGFRIMRNFAYPYFSRDIAEFWRRWHISMSFWFRDYVYTPLSMHVSLARHWRRFWNVMVTFTVSGLWHGANWTFVAWGFLHGLFFIPHVFGKPPQHETAIAAEGKLLPNLREIGQLTVTFVIVTLAWVFFRADSLGHAFAYFSRMFTATWLVMPKHGLAVIYSLAILALEWIRRERIHSFEIQNLPVVVRWGLYLAVVFAIAVFGEFGVHDFYYAQF